One Calidithermus timidus DSM 17022 genomic window, CTCCTGGTCCTCGGCCCTCGACAGACCACGGGCCACATGCCACGGAGTCTCCGCTGATAGCCGATCACCTCTTGTGGCAGAATTACTCCAGAATGTCGCCGTTCCTGGAGGCACTGTTAGGGATGCGCTGCCCTGGCTGCGGGGGCAAGCTCGATCTGGCCGGACTCTGTAGGAGCTGTCGCGACGAGTTGAAGCCCCAGCATGGCCCCAACCTGGTTTATCTCGGCCACTACCAGCGCTGGGGGCGGGTAGTGCGGGCGCTGAAGTACGGGGGGAAGCGGGACCTGCTGGAGGCCCTTATCCCGCCCCTGGCCGTGGGAGTGCAGCAGACCTGGTGGACCCTGCACGGGGTCACCGCCGTGCCAACCCTTCCCCACCGCAAGCTGGCGCGAGGCTACAACCAGGCCGAGTTGCTGGGCCGGGCGCTGGCGAAGGCGCTCGAGCTGCCCTATCGGGAAACCCTCACCCGCCAGCGCTACACCCCCTCCCAGACCCGGCGTCGCCTCAGCGAGCGCGGTGAACTCCCCGAAGACACCTTCAAAGCCCGCACGGTCCTCCAGGGCTGCTGGCTGCTGGTGGACGACGTGATCACCAGCGGCAGCACCTACCGCCGCGCCCGTGCCACACTGCTGGGAGCTGGTGCCCAGAAGGTCTACGGCGCGTGCATTGGCGTGCGAAATCCCAATGTTCTCAGGGATATATCGCTATAATGCCCGCAACCCTGGCGCTCTTGCGTCTGCGGCTCGACAGGAGGCGGGCGGTGAAAGGTGCGAAGATTCGCAGGCTCGAGGAGTTGCTCACCCACCTCAGGGAAGGCCGCTACAGAATCGGTCCTCACGTCGCCAAGCACATGGTCCAAGAGGGCTTCACCGAGCTGGACGTGATTCAAGCGACTCAGTGGGGCCGCGAGTTGGCCGTCTACCCCGAAGATCAGCGCATGCTGGTGCTGGGCTACATGGCCTTTCCGCCGCGGCTGCGGCTGCCGCTGCACGTGGTGCTCGAGTATGCCCAGCCCCGCTGGGTGGACATCGTGACCGCCTTCATCCCCCGTGAACCGCACCGGGTGTACTCCAGGGCCCGCGTGGCCGCGCTGGTACGCTTCGACGGCGAGGTGGAAAAGGTGCGCTGGGTCAGGCCCCGCTTCCTCAGCGAGGAGCAGATCCCCCGCTAGCGGACGTTCTACCCTACCCTACACGATCAGCATGGCGTCGCCCAGGCTGTAGAAGCGGTAGCGCTGCTCGACGGCAGTGCGGTAGGCCCGCATGGTCAGCTCGTGGCCCGCGAAGGCCGAGACCAGCATCAAGAGCGTGGACTT contains:
- a CDS encoding ComF family protein — protein: MSPFLEALLGMRCPGCGGKLDLAGLCRSCRDELKPQHGPNLVYLGHYQRWGRVVRALKYGGKRDLLEALIPPLAVGVQQTWWTLHGVTAVPTLPHRKLARGYNQAELLGRALAKALELPYRETLTRQRYTPSQTRRRLSERGELPEDTFKARTVLQGCWLLVDDVITSGSTYRRARATLLGAGAQKVYGACIGVRNPNVLRDISL